From a region of the Tiliqua scincoides isolate rTilSci1 chromosome 4, rTilSci1.hap2, whole genome shotgun sequence genome:
- the SLC6A9 gene encoding sodium- and chloride-dependent glycine transporter 1 isoform X1 produces MMVVSTYIGIYYNVVICIAFYYFFSSMTRVLPWTYCNNPWNTPDCTGVLDVTNSSAESPLNLIQILNQTVKRTSPSEEYWRRYVLKLTDDIGNLGEIRFPLLGCLGVAWVVVFLCLIKGVKSSGKVVYFTATFPYVVLTILFVRGITLEGAVTGIMYYLTPQWDKILDAKVWGDAASQIFYSLGCAWGGLITMASYNKFHNNCYRDSIIISITNCATSVYAGFVIFSILGFMANHLGVDVSKVADHGPGLAFVAYPEALTLLPISPLWSILFFFMLILLGLGTQFCLLETLVTAVVDEVGNEWIIRWKTFVTLGVAILGFLLGIPLTTQAGIYWLLLMDNYAASFSLVVISCIMCVSIMYIYGHRNYFKDIEMMLGFPPPMFFQICWRFISPVIIFFILVFTVIQYRPITYNTYVYPTWAITIGFLMALSSVICIPIYAVYCILSSEGDSLLQRLKNATRPSREWGPALAEHRTGRYAPALSPSTESQLEVQLLNPEKPKSDEAAVAVAITVGSNGSTHSQDSKI; encoded by the exons ATGATGGTTGTCTCCACCTATATTGGAATATACTACAACGTTGTGATCTGCATCGCCTTCTATTATTTCTTCTCATCGATGACACGGGTGCTACCCTGGACATATTGTAACAACCCGTGGAACACACCTGATTGTACCGGTGTGTTGGACGTTACCAATAGCTCAGCTGAGTCACCACTCAACCTCATACAGATTCTTAACCAGACTGTCAAGCGCACTAGTCCCAGTGAGGAATACTGGAG GCGGTATGTGTTGAAACTGACTGATGACATTGGGAACCTGGGTGAGATTCGATTTCCTCTGCTGGGATGCCTGGGCGTCGCTTGGGTTGTCGTCTTCCTCTGCCTCATCAAGGGTGTCAAGTCCTCAGGAAAA GTTGTGTATTTCACAGCAACATTCCCTTACGTGGTGCTGACCATCTTATTTGTGCGGGGGATAACCCTTGAGGGAGCAGTTACTGGAATCATGTATTATCTAACCCCACAATGGGACAAAATCCTTGATGCAAAG GTATGGGGAGATGCAGCCTCCCAGATTTTCTACTCATTGGGCTGTGCCTGGGGTGGGCTTATCACCATGGCATCATATAACAAGTTCCACAATAACTGCTACAG GGACAGCATCATCATCAGCATCACTAATTGTGCCACAAGTGTCTATGCTGGCTTCGTCATCTTCTCCATCCTTGGCTTCATGGCTAACCACCTAGGAGTGGATGTCTCTAAGGTGGCTGATCATGGTCCTGGTTTGGCCTTTGTGGCTTATCCCGAGGCATTGACACTACTGCCTATCTCTCCGCTCTGGTCTATTCTCTTCTTTTTCATGCTCATCCTCCTGGGGCTGGGCACACAG TTCTGCCTCCTGGAGACTCTGGTCACAGCTGTCGTGGATGAAGTGGGAAATGAGTGGATCATCCGTTGGAAAACCTTTGTGACATTGGGTGTGGCCATCCTGGGCTTCCTGCTGGGTATTCCACTCACTACACAG GCTGGTATCTACTGGCTCTTGCTGATGGACAACTATGCAGCAAGCTTCTCTCTTGTTGTCATTTCATGCATCATGTGTGTCTCTATCATGTACATCTATG GACACCGGAACTATTTCAAGGACATTGAGATGATGCTGGGTTTCCCACCACCCATGTTCTTCCAAATCTGTTGGAGGTTCATCTCACCTGTTATCATCTTT TTTATCCTTGTATTCACTGTGATCCAGTACCGGCCTATCACTTACAATACATACGTTTACCCCACTTGGGCTATCACCATTGGTTTCCTCATGGCGCTATCATCAGTCATCTGCATTCCCATCTATGCTGTGTACTGCATATTGAGCTCAGAAGGGGACTCACTGCTGCAG CGTTTGAAAAACGCTACTCGGCCAAGCCGTGAGTGGGGCCCAGCCCTGGCGGAGCACCGGACAGGCCGCTATGCACCCGCCCTCAGCCCCTCCACAGAGTCGCAGCTGGAGGTGCAGTTGCTGAACCCTGAAAAACCCAAGAGCGatgaggctgcagtggctgttGCCATCACCGTTGGAAGCAATGGCTCTACCCACAGCCAGGACTCCAAGATCTGA
- the SLC6A9 gene encoding sodium- and chloride-dependent glycine transporter 1 isoform X2, with the protein MMVVSTYIGIYYNVVICIAFYYFFSSMTRVLPWTYCNNPWNTPDCTGVLDVTNSSAESPLNLIQILNQTVKRTSPSEEYWRRYVLKLTDDIGNLGEIRFPLLGCLGVAWVVVFLCLIKGVKSSGKVVYFTATFPYVVLTILFVRGITLEGAVTGIMYYLTPQWDKILDAKVWGDAASQIFYSLGCAWGGLITMASYNKFHNNCYRDSIIISITNCATSVYAGFVIFSILGFMANHLGVDVSKVADHGPGLAFVAYPEALTLLPISPLWSILFFFMLILLGLGTQFCLLETLVTAVVDEVGNEWIIRWKTFVTLGVAILGFLLGIPLTTQAGIYWLLLMDNYAASFSLVVISCIMCVSIMYIYGHRNYFKDIEMMLGFPPPMFFQICWRFISPVIIFRLKNATRPSREWGPALAEHRTGRYAPALSPSTESQLEVQLLNPEKPKSDEAAVAVAITVGSNGSTHSQDSKI; encoded by the exons ATGATGGTTGTCTCCACCTATATTGGAATATACTACAACGTTGTGATCTGCATCGCCTTCTATTATTTCTTCTCATCGATGACACGGGTGCTACCCTGGACATATTGTAACAACCCGTGGAACACACCTGATTGTACCGGTGTGTTGGACGTTACCAATAGCTCAGCTGAGTCACCACTCAACCTCATACAGATTCTTAACCAGACTGTCAAGCGCACTAGTCCCAGTGAGGAATACTGGAG GCGGTATGTGTTGAAACTGACTGATGACATTGGGAACCTGGGTGAGATTCGATTTCCTCTGCTGGGATGCCTGGGCGTCGCTTGGGTTGTCGTCTTCCTCTGCCTCATCAAGGGTGTCAAGTCCTCAGGAAAA GTTGTGTATTTCACAGCAACATTCCCTTACGTGGTGCTGACCATCTTATTTGTGCGGGGGATAACCCTTGAGGGAGCAGTTACTGGAATCATGTATTATCTAACCCCACAATGGGACAAAATCCTTGATGCAAAG GTATGGGGAGATGCAGCCTCCCAGATTTTCTACTCATTGGGCTGTGCCTGGGGTGGGCTTATCACCATGGCATCATATAACAAGTTCCACAATAACTGCTACAG GGACAGCATCATCATCAGCATCACTAATTGTGCCACAAGTGTCTATGCTGGCTTCGTCATCTTCTCCATCCTTGGCTTCATGGCTAACCACCTAGGAGTGGATGTCTCTAAGGTGGCTGATCATGGTCCTGGTTTGGCCTTTGTGGCTTATCCCGAGGCATTGACACTACTGCCTATCTCTCCGCTCTGGTCTATTCTCTTCTTTTTCATGCTCATCCTCCTGGGGCTGGGCACACAG TTCTGCCTCCTGGAGACTCTGGTCACAGCTGTCGTGGATGAAGTGGGAAATGAGTGGATCATCCGTTGGAAAACCTTTGTGACATTGGGTGTGGCCATCCTGGGCTTCCTGCTGGGTATTCCACTCACTACACAG GCTGGTATCTACTGGCTCTTGCTGATGGACAACTATGCAGCAAGCTTCTCTCTTGTTGTCATTTCATGCATCATGTGTGTCTCTATCATGTACATCTATG GACACCGGAACTATTTCAAGGACATTGAGATGATGCTGGGTTTCCCACCACCCATGTTCTTCCAAATCTGTTGGAGGTTCATCTCACCTGTTATCATCTTT CGTTTGAAAAACGCTACTCGGCCAAGCCGTGAGTGGGGCCCAGCCCTGGCGGAGCACCGGACAGGCCGCTATGCACCCGCCCTCAGCCCCTCCACAGAGTCGCAGCTGGAGGTGCAGTTGCTGAACCCTGAAAAACCCAAGAGCGatgaggctgcagtggctgttGCCATCACCGTTGGAAGCAATGGCTCTACCCACAGCCAGGACTCCAAGATCTGA